ATAAAGAAAACGGTGCCGTTTTTATAAGTAGCTTAGTTTATTGACGCACTTATCCACACGGCGTCGTTCTGATGAAGCCGTTATTTGTGATTGAGTGGTTGTTACAAGCGCGGGAAATTCTGTTTTAGTTTGTTAAGTTGTTTCAGCTTTAATTAGTTTTAGTTACCACATCTCTCTGTAATTAGTTTGTTAATTTCTTTGTAATAAATGCCTAGCTACTTTTCGTctggttttgttatttttgttcacCCCTGACCATAATCCCAAGCTCCAGATTGGTCAAGTATTTTAGGTTTTCTTCTGAAAAGAGTCAAGCATATGCTTAACCTTTTAAGATTGCAAGATTCAACAATAAGTGGTTTGTAAATTCAATCATGGAAGAAGAATTGATAGGAAACAAAATATTAGCTGACCTAATGTGTctcaatttttacttttatttttctttgataataaaatttagttcatgTTTCTAAGGGCATAGTTGAAGTACGCAATGTCATTTatgaatatatttaatattgcaATAAAGTTGTGTGAATTTAACTATTGCTTAGCATtacttaatttttgaatttatgaTTAAATTTCTCACATATCTTGTTTTAGAACCATATCTATTTTCCTTTGTACGTCTGTAGACTCTAAAAACCTATAACAAGACATGTTTTGATTTATGTGCATGTCAacgtaaaataaaatattcgaTGTTAACAATATAGgcaatatttaatttattcgtaagatatatttttaaaatattatttcattcaaaatttataaagtgGTGTAACATGAAGTAAGAGTTAACAAGAGCAGCATGCTAAAAACGGAAGTCGTTGTATCTTGCACAAAccataattttgattggttcacAATAGCAACTTGCCAACACTTTTTGGTCATGGAGGGTGGGGGCAAATGATGTAATTTAGTTGGGCTCCTTAATATCTGAAAGCTCTAAAATAGTTTCAGGTGCTCTAAGGGTCTAATTTGAATAAGATCATGCTTTGGAAGCATAAATTTATAACGAAAAAATAGCGGCATACCTGTATTGGTTGCATTCATAGTTTGAACTTctaaaaaagagtaaattatACTTCAAATTGGAGTGAGTTGAAACACAGTTGGCCGGGTCGTAATGCACGTACTTAATTATGTTTAGTTTCAAACTCCAATTATTCATAAACATTTTCTCATCCTCATAGGCGACAAACAGAACAAACTGAAGTGTAATCTCAGCTTTCTTTAATGCGATTTTTCCGTCtaaaatcaaaagaagaaagtggCATGGTATTTCATGGATTTTATCAACTGCAGCCTGCCCGGCAAGTTGTGGTGAAGCTTCAGTGTAGGGATATTAATTCGGTTCTAAAACTCACGAGCAGCAAAGATTTGACTTTTAACAGTCAAAGAAGCAGATGACAAATGTGTAGGCTTTTAGATCAGTgtactattttttaaacttcttgAAGGTTGGACAATAGAGTTTCGCTTAAAGCAAgttcttttaataatttaaggCTAGAATGTATTAAAAGGAAGCAACACAGAGCGCACAAGATTCAAAACTGAGGAAGAGGATGAGTAACGGCTATTTTACCAACGGTCAAATGTCAAAGGCCAAAACGGTGCCGTTCCACTTAAACGTATTGTGCACGGTGACGTTTGTATTAATCAGAGATTCAGAATTCAGAACGGTGGTGTTTTGGACTTTGGCTCTCCTCTTCATCCAGACTTCTTTCCAGAATTGCTCTGTTTCTTGTTCAAGTCTGGAGTAGCTACAGAGTTATTCTTCAAGCTCTGGTTCTTAGCTGTTAACCCGATAAATAGAGTGCTTTGTAATGTATGAGTCAAGCTTgcataatcaaaatattttaattcagaaatatctctctctctctcccactttCTTCCATTCTGTTACAACTACAATTGTTATTTTCCGCCGTTGTTGAACCTTTGCAAGCTCAAAATCTTTCACGGTATCAGAGCCAAGATCCATGGCTTCAACAACACCTCAAGACACTGCTCAGTCCTCACATATTGCTCATTCAACAACACCTCAAGATACTGCTCAGCCCTCACATACTACTCATTCAACAACCTCTCATTCATCCCCAGCTCAGTCTCCACTACTGTTACCATCTAACATGTCAAACCTCATGTCAATCAAGTTAGACTACACTAATTACATTCCATGGAAGCACCAGCTGATTACAATACTGGAAGCTTACTCTTTGATTGAGCATATTGAAGGTACTTTAATCACTTCATGCTTGCAGTTtggtttaagaaaataaaagtttaaaccATAGTTTGGTCTGCAAATGGCAATAAACTAGCACCAGAAGGTTCTGAAATGAAGCTGAATAGCTACAATGAGTTTGTTCTCAATGACCCTCAAGGCATAGAATTATGGAAGGTTCAAACGAATGGTTCTAAACCTAGTTGCATAGCTATGCTAGATAATGGAAACTTGGTGATTAGAGACAAGTATAATAATCCTATATGGGAGAGCTTCAAAGAATCTACTGATACAATTTTTCCAGGGGATACTACACAAGCCTAGCAAGCTCAGGTCTCACACATCTAAGACTAGTCATTTTAAAGGGCGCTTTCAGCTTTATTTGCAGAAGTGCTTTATTCTCTGTCTATGCCATCTGAAGAAATTGAGAAACCTTATTATGCCACCATGACACTGCGATGGGATTCACAGTTGGTCTTTAATGAGGCTGGATACATCTACATCCAAGACGCAGTGAGGACCTACAAGACCTACAATCTTACTAGGGAAGACCCAGGCTCAAGAGAAATTTTCTATCACATGGCTAGGATTGATCATGACGGAGTCTTCAGACTATACAAACACCTAAGGGATAATACAAGTGATGGGAGCTGCCCTTCATCATGGACCATCATGCAAGGCATTCCTGATGATATATGTGGTGCATTGGCCAGTGATCACGTTAATGCTGGTGATCATGATGGGTTCTGCAGACCCAATGGCATTTGTAGTACCTCAGATAATTCAAGTGGGAGAGCATTTTGCTCATGTCCTGACGAATTTTCTCCCTTGATCCAACTTGACAATTGGGCAGGGTGTAAACCAAATTTTCCATTGCCTAGCTGCCACAAGggatgggaaaaaaataaagagcttGTAGATTTTGTAAAGCTTAAAAACGTGGACTTTCCATTCACTTCATATAAACTAGTTGAAGGACCTCAGGTCAATGAGGCAAGCTGTAGACAGCTATGCCTCGACAATTGCTTGTGTGTTGTGGCCATTTATGAGGAAAAAGGTCATTTATGTTGGAAGAAAAAGTATCCTCTGTCCAATGGAAgacaaagcccaaatattacTAGAAGAGATCTCATCAAGTGACCTAAAAATCATGGTTCAGATAAGAAAGACCAGTCTGTGGTAGTTATCTTGGCACTACTCCTTGGTAGCTCtgtatttttaatattctttttcttcttaattagTTCTATGGCTGTTTACTACTTATACTATAAAAAGATGAAATTGTCATGGAATATTGATAGAACACTTGCAACAAATGTTAGAAACTATACATGTAAAGAACTCAAAGAAGCAACTAGGGGCTTCAAGCAAATATTGGGTAGAGGTGCTTTTGGAACAGTTTATAAAGGGTGTTTGTTTATATAGACTCcttaaactagattgtttaacctattaattagccaagtagttacttagatttattatacagatctaggttaaacacataCAATTATATCACTAAgtgcagaaaagtaaaaaagacaAGCGATATGATTatctaggaaaaccaatgaaactgttcagtttcaaggtaaaaaacttaGGGAGTATTTGACCGAGCCATCCTTAAAGTTTGAGAAAGCACAAAAAGCAGCTATGTGTTAGTCCGGTGTTCACATTAACACACTTACCTAAAAGACTAAAAAAAGCCCCCTTGAATTTAGGTCTTCTTGAGTAAGGCCTcatataaaatgtaaaatgaTTTTCATGGTGGTGGGTGGAAAGAGGCCTTGGATGCCAAGACCCTTGACTTTAGGTCATCTTCAACAATGCTTAGACTTTCGAAGAAAGCACAAGGTAGAATATGTGAAAGCACCATTATATcgtcattttttttagaagagattcaaattatacatagtTTTAGCTTACATTTTCTTAAccatacattttaaaaatatgtaatgatttcccattatatatatatatatatatatatgatttagaatttaattggtttagaatctttgatttttacacccaataattcatttgccacaaaaattaaaaacttagatggacatatgatagaaaattaaactcaaattgaaatctaatttagaatctaattggatttggactcttcaatttttacacttaataattcatttggcacaaaattaaaaattaaatgggataCGTGGTGCAACattaagaatccaattaaaatctaattagattttttctaagatttggctattaatatatgttggaatatttttatataaattattaaaatttattatttaagtgaaTAGATGAAATCAGTTTTCTTTTTACCAATTTCAAAGCCTTTATGTTTGTAATAATCTGTAAgttgttttgtatatatataatattagtaTTTGAATGGCTATAAATATTCTCAATTAAATGAACATTTAGTGGCTCAATGTATATGGCAATATTTCCTTACCAAATACATTGTCATTTCCTAATGAAAACGTTTTGTCCTGATTGTCTTTAAGACGTATTTGACCACTAAAAGCAAGTTATGATATTTCCATTTATATAATTCAACTTTTTCTTGACATTATATGAgaatggttaatttttttttgagaaagagaatgGTTAATTGTATATAGACTACTATTTTCTTTGGAATTGATCGGTCAGAGCTTTTGAAGAAGTTATTTCTAATATTAATTCCTACTATCATGAATGTTaagtgggttttttgttttatatatacatatatggcATATATGTTTAGTTAGAATATAGAATATATGAAAATAGGATATAGGGCTGATTTTTTCTTCTCCCCATTACATGTAGCAACAAATATTTGCATTATATTTTCCTGTTCTTCTatcattaaatatatatatcccTACTATACTATATTGTGGGTAAAAGAAAAGTATTATTGAGAGCTTCCTATCTTACAAGCGATGTAGGCTTGAAGGATAATCAGTGAAGATGGCTAGGTTGTTTTATCCTAGGGGTGGCATGCATAATGTTTAGTTTACTACACTGGAA
This genomic stretch from Quercus robur chromosome 4, dhQueRobu3.1, whole genome shotgun sequence harbors:
- the LOC126722826 gene encoding G-type lectin S-receptor-like serine/threonine-protein kinase LECRK3, with product MTLRWDSQLVFNEAGYIYIQDAVRTYKTYNLTREDPGSREIFYHMARIDHDGVFRLYKHLRDNTSDGSCPSSWTIMQGIPDDICGALASDHVNAGDHDGFCRPNGICSTSDNSSGRAFCSCPDEFSPLIQLDNWAGCKPNFPLPSCHKGWEKNKELVDFVKLKNVDFPFTSYKLVEGPQVNEASCRQLCLDNCLCVVAIYEEKGHLCWKKKYPLSNGRQSPNITRRDLIK